The DNA region AAAACCGGACGGGACACGCTATGGTGATTGGAAAAAAAGCTTTGCTTCGGCGTGTAGACGAGCTGGGATTGATAACTTTCGATTCCATGACTTGAGGCACACGTTCGCATCGCACTTAAGATTGTTAGGGGTAGACCTCGGGACTATAAGGGAACTGCTCGGACATAAAAGTCTACAGATGACAATGCGGTACGCTCATATCTCGGACATTCAGAGATACGAGGCAGTGTCGCGGCTTGCTCACGGGACAAAGAAAAAAGCCGACGAGTGGATTCGAACCACCGACCTACGCTTTACGAAAGCGTTGCTCTACCACTGAGCTACGTCGGCAAACTTCATGAGTTCATAACTTGTTAGATTCAAAAACTGCCGTGTTCCCTTTGTGTGCCAGATTTGTGCCACCTTTATTTACCGCGTCAAGAAGGTGAGGGCGTGAGAGGTGAGAATAGCGCAGAGTCATCTTGATGTCCTTGTGGCCCAATAACTCCTGTACAGTGCGAATGTCAACGCCCGCCATCACGAGATAAGAGGCAAAGGTATGTCTCAGGTCGTGAAAGCGAAAATCGACGACTCCAGCACGGTTACAAGCGGTTTCAAAGGCCTTTCTCCAGTTACCGTATGGTCTGCCGTCAGGCTTGCGAAAGACAGTCTGCCCTTTGCGTTCTATGTTCAGCCTTTCGAGCACGGGCAGAAGCTTGTCGCTTATTGGAATCATCCTTTGCTCGTTATTCTTGGTTCGCATAAGCAGAATAGATCGTCTTTCAAAGTTGATGTCTTTCCATGTAAGCCCCATAAGCTCACCACGACGCATGCCTGTTTCAAGCGCAGTAAAGACTATCGCCCACAACATCGGGTTAGCAGAGCACTCAAAAAGTAGCCTGTCTCGCTCCTCACACGAAAGAAACCTGGTAGGAGGGGGAGGGGTTCTAAGGCGTTTAATCTGACGTGCAGGATTAGCTTTGATGTAGTTCCAGTCAACGGCCTTGTTCATCATGTGCTTGATGGTTTCCATGTCGCGGTTAGCCGTAGCAGGTGCAACCTTCAGCGAACGTTGAGTCTGAAATTGCTCAATATCCCTTGTCGTTATTTCTGAAAGCTTCATATCGCCAAAGGCAGGTAGAATCTGATTGAGCGATGTTTCGTCTCTTCTGAATGAGGATATTTTTTTATGGGCTTTCGAGTATTCCAAGTATTCATTGGCGTATGCAGCAAACGTTCGTGGTGCATCTGCCGGAATGCCTTGAGCCGTCTCGTTCTCGATGCGTCTTTGAATCTCTCCAACTTTTAATAGAGCCTGGGTCTTGTCGGTCTCTCCTGTAGAGAGCATCCGTCTTTTCCCATTGCGCGTGTACCTAACATACCAACGCCCGTTGGTATATCTGTATAGTTTCACGCTACGCGGAAGTATATTCGAGTCGGGTTCCAAGTCAAGATTTATGGGTAAAGCCCGTCCAGGCCTCTTTACAGGGCTTAGAGGGCACTTGCAGTCCTGGTTCCCTTTCTCGAATACGCTCAAGGCCTTTCTAGCGGCCTTAGTGAACGAAACCTCCAAGAGCGGCTATCTCCGTTGAAGTGTTTAGGGACAGAGAATGCTACTCCGTCCTTTCGCATTACCCCGACTCCACAGAGTAGAGTCAGTGCCAAAAGACCCTCAAGTCATTCAGACCCGATAGTCCATTTTCACTTCGTCTCTCAGTATTGACACTAGGGGACTCGTTTCGCCTAACCCTTAACTACATTATAATCAAGAACGACCTTTTGTCAAGTGCCTTGTTTTTCAACCACTTAGTCAAAATCGAGTTTCGGGTGAGTAATCTGAAATTTCCGAAAATTAATTTCCAAATTCCTGAAAATTAACTGAAAATACCCGTCAAAATACGATCAAATTACCCGCAAAAACCCAAAAAGAATTTACGAATTTATTTTTGAAGACAATCAACCTCGCAAGAGGATTCGGGCTATTCTACCGCTTTAGAAAGTTCATCAAGCAATAGCTTGATGATTTCGAGCTGACGTTTCGGCTGCTTTTTCAGCTGCTCGATTAAATCACCGGACAGAATTTCAACGTTTGCCTTGTGTTTTGGGGAAATAGTGAAGCCAAGAATTTCCGCAGGGGAGGTTTTAAAAGCTAATGCGATCCGATTCAAGGTAACAATGTGAAGATTCGCAATGCCGCATTCTATCCGGCTAATGTGTTTAAGGGTAAGATTAGCCTCCTCTGCTAATTTCTCCTGAGACCACTTCAACAATTTGCGTCTCCTCCGAATCTCCTCACCTACTTTCTTAAGAAA from bacterium includes:
- a CDS encoding site-specific integrase, which gives rise to MKLYRYTNGRWYVRYTRNGKRRMLSTGETDKTQALLKVGEIQRRIENETAQGIPADAPRTFAAYANEYLEYSKAHKKISSFRRDETSLNQILPAFGDMKLSEITTRDIEQFQTQRSLKVAPATANRDMETIKHMMNKAVDWNYIKANPARQIKRLRTPPPPTRFLSCEERDRLLFECSANPMLWAIVFTALETGMRRGELMGLTWKDINFERRSILLMRTKNNEQRMIPISDKLLPVLERLNIERKGQTVFRKPDGRPYGNWRKAFETACNRAGVVDFRFHDLRHTFASYLVMAGVDIRTVQELLGHKDIKMTLRYSHLSRPHLLDAVNKGGTNLAHKGNTAVFESNKL
- a CDS encoding helix-turn-helix transcriptional regulator; protein product: MLKWSQEKLAEEANLTLKHISRIECGIANLHIVTLNRIALAFKTSPAEILGFTISPKHKANVEILSGDLIEQLKKQPKRQLEIIKLLLDELSKAVE